In one window of Onychomys torridus chromosome 5, mOncTor1.1, whole genome shotgun sequence DNA:
- the C5H9orf153 gene encoding uncharacterized protein C9orf153 homolog, with protein MGLWAWGFEIQILAQCPSRDFTLGLMELQELYKSAENFNNKSKKSNFQKICGISFEEARQLLRKDLNAISFGSRYAVRKDEPLPAIQSQVNEEEEEPMSMADLLHYSLLTGFLVPLEQLSRSQQRLAQAGIPPPRHSFPYAFRTDEPIATPTPSFRKRIQSATFHKLLLSSVAPDRLVFEDKSMRFFSTEPGKQFMDLVDLEWRYFKGLARWGRVPTRFSFMDIQFNTEKRFVESQGMPGLIFPPLVCKSLVIYPQIHYHKEGHYSLKWNV; from the exons ATGGGTCTGTGGGCATG GGGCTTCGAGATTCAGATCCTTGCACAATGTCCCTCCCGAGACTTCACACTTGGACTCATGGAG CTGCAAGAATTATACAAATCAGCTGAGAATTTTAATAACAAGAGCAAGAAATCAAATTTCCAAAAAATCTGTGGCATCTCGTTTGAGGAAGCTCGGCAACTCCTTAGGAAAGACCTGAATGCCATATCTTTTGGCAGCCGTTATGCTGTGAGAAAAGATGAGCCCCTCCCTGCCATCCAGAGCCAAGTtaacgaggaggaggaggagcccatGTCCATGGCAGATCTACTTCACTACAGCCTGTTGACAGGCTTCCTGGTCCCACTGGAACAGTTATCCAGGTCCCAGCAGAGACTGGCCCAGGCCGGCATCCCTCCTCCCAGGCACTCCTTCCCTTACGCTTTCAGGACAGATGAGCCCATAGCTACTCCAACACCCTCCTTTAGGAAGAGGATTCAAAGTGCCACGTTTCACAAACTTCTCCTGTCTTCTGTTGCCCCGGATAGGCTGGTCTTTGAAGATAAATCAATGCGATTCTTCTCCACAGAGCCAG GAAAGCAGTTCATGGACCTGGTGGACCTGGAGTGGAGGTACTTCAAAGGGCTTGCTAGGTGGGGACGTGTGCCCACTCGGTTTTCATTCATGGACATACAATTCAACACTGAGAAGAGATTTGTAGAGAGCCAAGGCATGCCTGGGCTTATTTTTCCTCCTCTAGTTTGTAAGTCTTTGGTGATTTATCCTCAAATTCACTATCATAAAGAGGGACATTATTCTCTTAAATGGAATGTATAG